In a genomic window of Coprococcus eutactus:
- a CDS encoding LCP family protein, with protein MKKKKVIASIVAVCFSLALLSTWVMIFGCMKRGEQELHANTSVEIPDMSSIPGCVQNGGQLMYRGNIYKYDPANINILFMGIDARGEDESIGQADMLALVVINTEKDTVKCICINRDSIGPVAIYDISGKAATTKNVQIALAYSYGKSQSEGRGLEMNTVSKLLHGIPIHGSVSVDIDGIGGINELAGGITLTALEDVPKAGIVKGEEVTLNDEQAMYYVTERDSASTDIGTNENRMSRQKQYISAWCDAVQQQIKKNPFKIFKMYDSVQGYVDTDISRNSMLYLAKVLKRVQFGEGDIYTVSGDYERENYYDKYLIDEDKLTEMMIETFYRKTE; from the coding sequence ATGAAAAAAAAGAAAGTGATTGCGTCGATTGTCGCTGTGTGCTTCAGCTTAGCCTTGTTGTCAACCTGGGTGATGATATTCGGTTGTATGAAGAGGGGAGAACAGGAGTTACACGCAAATACATCAGTGGAAATACCAGATATGTCATCTATACCCGGATGCGTTCAGAATGGTGGTCAGTTGATGTACAGGGGTAACATTTATAAGTATGATCCGGCAAATATAAATATACTTTTTATGGGCATTGATGCCAGAGGCGAGGATGAGAGCATCGGACAGGCGGACATGCTTGCGCTGGTGGTTATCAATACAGAAAAAGATACGGTGAAATGCATATGTATAAATAGAGATAGCATAGGACCGGTTGCGATATACGATATTTCCGGTAAAGCTGCAACAACGAAGAATGTCCAAATAGCTTTGGCATATTCCTACGGGAAAAGTCAGTCTGAAGGACGCGGACTTGAGATGAATACGGTGTCAAAATTGTTACATGGCATTCCGATACATGGAAGTGTTTCCGTAGATATTGATGGCATAGGCGGCATAAATGAACTTGCCGGGGGAATTACCCTGACTGCGTTGGAAGATGTGCCGAAAGCCGGAATTGTGAAGGGCGAAGAAGTCACTCTTAACGATGAACAGGCCATGTATTATGTCACTGAAAGAGACAGCGCCTCTACGGATATAGGAACAAATGAGAATAGAATGTCAAGACAGAAACAGTATATATCAGCGTGGTGTGATGCAGTACAGCAGCAGATAAAAAAGAATCCTTTTAAGATATTCAAAATGTACGATAGTGTACAGGGATATGTGGATACTGATATTTCTCGAAATAGTATGCTTTACCTTGCAAAAGTGCTTAAAAGAGTGCAATTTGGTGAGGGGGATATATATACGGTGTCAGGCGATTACGAGAGAGAAAATTATTATGATAAATATCTTATAGATGAAGATAAACTTACAGAGATGATGATTGAAACTTTTTACAGAAAAACGGAGTAG
- the srtB gene encoding class B sortase, whose amino-acid sequence MSDLQEQRELERRLSEAIALAQSIVEENSRENISTNSNNESSAAPADDDTVDSKREIGPHRRVNKTSCNLVWKIVFAISVFAVLVCVCLAVRYVRGHNRSLRAENRLRTYVDRGTDTSDGPESAEGNAGSGQTTNGNYPELDVNFAGLKTQNGDICAWIYIPGTDVDYPVLQGSDNAYYLNHDAYGEYSPDGSIFVDAGNNLDFEDFDTIIYGHNMSTGTMFKTLHNYEDDSFWESNRNVYIYLPDRVMRYEVFAAYRTNDRHILTYNDFSDKEVRKEYLLNIKSERFDEGIVKNDQNIDIDSRLLTLSTCCGMDGKRWLVQAVKIDEIPVENR is encoded by the coding sequence ATGTCAGATCTACAAGAACAAAGAGAGTTGGAAAGACGCCTTTCGGAGGCTATTGCTCTTGCTCAGTCTATAGTTGAGGAAAATAGCAGAGAAAATATCAGCACAAATAGCAATAATGAAAGCAGTGCTGCTCCAGCGGATGATGATACAGTGGACAGCAAACGTGAGATTGGTCCACATCGCAGAGTAAATAAAACGTCATGCAACCTAGTATGGAAGATCGTGTTTGCAATCTCGGTATTTGCAGTACTAGTCTGTGTATGTCTTGCTGTGCGGTATGTGAGAGGACACAATAGAAGTCTCAGAGCAGAGAACAGACTTAGGACATACGTGGATAGAGGTACAGATACATCAGACGGCCCGGAAAGTGCAGAAGGAAATGCCGGATCAGGGCAGACAACAAATGGGAACTATCCGGAGTTGGATGTTAATTTTGCTGGCCTGAAAACTCAGAATGGTGATATATGTGCATGGATATATATACCGGGGACAGACGTTGACTATCCTGTTTTGCAGGGAAGCGATAATGCGTATTATCTCAACCATGATGCATATGGTGAATACAGTCCTGACGGTTCTATATTTGTTGATGCAGGGAACAATTTGGATTTTGAAGATTTTGATACAATAATATATGGTCACAATATGTCTACCGGTACAATGTTTAAGACTCTTCATAATTATGAGGATGACTCTTTCTGGGAAAGCAACAGGAATGTATATATATATCTTCCAGACCGGGTTATGAGATACGAAGTTTTTGCCGCCTATAGAACAAATGACAGGCATATACTCACGTATAATGATTTCTCGGACAAAGAGGTCAGAAAAGAATATCTTCTAAATATAAAATCTGAAAGGTTTGATGAGGGTATTGTCAAAAATGACCAAAATATAGATATAGACAGCAGACTTTTGACACTTTCAACATGTTGTGGAATGGATGGAAAAAGATGGCTGGTTCAAGCTGTCAAGATTGATGAAATACCGGTTGAAAATCGATGA